A stretch of Primulina tabacum isolate GXHZ01 chromosome 13, ASM2559414v2, whole genome shotgun sequence DNA encodes these proteins:
- the LOC142522910 gene encoding uncharacterized protein LOC142522910: MDLASEELQFLSIPDILKESVSIPKQSPKTFYLITLTLIFPLSFAILAHSLFIHPILSQLESDPVGFSSDWSKLFIFQFFYLIFLFTFSLLSTAAVVFTVASLYTSKPVSFSSTIAAMPSVFKRLFVTFLGVSFSMIVYNIIFLGFLVLLVIAVDTQNVFLFIFSTVIVFLLFLVVHVYISALWHLASVVSVLEPVYGFAALKKSYQLLKGMTGMWFVLVFGYLAVCGVINVLFGSIVVHGGEDYGVLARIMVGGFLVGVLVIVNLIGLMVQSVFYYVCKSYHHQGIDKSALYDHLGGYLGEYVPLTSSIQMENLDG, encoded by the coding sequence ATGGATCTAGCTTCAGAAGAGCTTCAGTTCTTGAGTATTCCGGACATCCTCAAGGAATCCGTATCCATTCCCAAACAATCCCCCAAAACGTTCTATCTCATAACCCTAACCCTGATTTTCCCTTTGTCGTTCGCCATCTTAGCCCACTCGCTCTTCATACACCCCATCCTCTCGCAGCTCGAATCGGACCCTGTTGGATTCTCCTCTGACTGGTCAAAACTCTTCATTTTCCAGTTCTTCTACCTCATATTCCTATTCACTTTTTCTCTTCTCTCGACCGCCGCCGTCGTCTTCACCGTTGCATCCCTCTACACCTCCAAGCCCGTCTCTTTTTCCTCCACGATCGCTGCCATGCCTAGCGTTTTCAAGCGCCTCTTTGTTACCTTCTTAGGGGTTTCTTTCTCAATGATTGTGTATAACATCATCTTCTTGGGATTTCTTGTGCTGCTTGTTATTGCCGTGGACACTCAAAACGTTTTCTTGTTTATATTCTCGACGGTGATTGTTTTCTTGTTGTTTTTGGTTGTGCACGTTTATATAAGCGCATTGTGGCATCTTGCCAGCGTTGTGTCTGTGCTTGAGCCTGTTTATGGATTTGCGGCTTTGAAGAAAAGTTATCAGTTGTTGAAAGGGATGACTGGCATGTGGTTTGTTCTCGTTTTTGGGTACTTGGCGGTTTGTGGGGTGATTAATGTGCTTTTTGGGTCGATCGTGGTGCATGGTGGGGAAGATTATGGGGTGTTGGCCAGGATAATGGTTGGTGGATTCCTAGTTGGAGTTTTGGTGATTGTGAATTTGATAGGTCTGATGGTGCAGAGTGTGTTTTACTATGTTTGTAAGAGCTATCATCATCAAGGTATAGACAAGAGTGCTTTGTATGATCATCTTGGTGGATATCTCGGGGAATATGTGCCCCTTACGAGCAGCATTCAGATGGAAAACTTGGACGGCTGA
- the LOC142522073 gene encoding cation-transporting ATPase HMA5-like, with translation MKMGVKPVMVTGDNWRTARAVAKEVGITDVRAEVMPAGKADVICSLHKRGSVVAMVGDGINDSPALAAADVGMAIGAGTEIAIEAADYVLTKSSLDDVITAIDLSRKTFSLIRFYYFIAMGIYNVIAIPVAAGVPFPWLKLMLPPWVAGACMAFSAVNVACSSLLLRRYKKTYTYNYTGDHCRVEIRMIEETKKCMSGVSLLDRVTQRARARRYPSFCLFSPSPVFCFSHCILSSTCLLNCKWSATPYFSPGNLFSLFQLEHIDCCCLRNE, from the exons ATGAAAATGGGTGTCAAACCGGTCATGGTTACTGGAGATAATTGGAGAACAGCTAGAGCTGTTGCAAAGGAG GTTGGCATTACAGATGTGAGGGCAGAGGTGATGCCTGCAGGAAAAGCAGATGTGATTTGCTCATTACATAAACGTGGAAGTGTGGTTGCAATGGTGGGGGATGGCATTAATGATTCTCCTGCCTTGGCAGCTGCAGATGTAGGTATGGCAATTGGGGCCGGAACAGAAATCGCAATAGAAGCAGCTGACTACGTGCTAACGAAAAGCAGTTTAGATGACGTGATCACTGCTATTGATCTTTCAAGGAAGACTTTCTCCCTGAtcagattttattatttcatcgCTATGGGCATATATAATGTCATTGCCATCCCGGTTGCTGCTGGGGTTCCATTTCCTTGGTTAAAACTCATGTTGCCGCCTTGGGTAGCTGGTGCGTGCATGGCCTTTTCAGCTGTAAATGTTGCATGCTCTTCTTTACTTCTTAGAAGATATAAAAAAACCTACACTTACAACTATACTGGAGATCACTGTAGAGTAGAAATTAGGATGATTGAAGAAACGAAAAAATGTATGTCAGGTGTTAGCTTGTTAGATCGTGTAACCCAGCGCGCGCGCGCACGCAGATATCCATCCTTTTGCCTTTTTTCACCCTCTCCCGTTTTTTGTTTTTCCCATTGTATTCTTTCTTCCACTTGTTTGTTGAACTGTAAATGGAGCGCTACCCCATATTTTTCTCCTGGAAATTTGTTCTCGCTCTTTCAACTTGAGCATATAGATTGTTGTTGTTTAAGGAATGAATGA
- the LOC142523186 gene encoding protein RGF1 INDUCIBLE TRANSCRIPTION FACTOR 1-like produces MARQFDGADREEEEAAGEVIDMELGGSAAAAPAWLLSLMAETFFSGCGVHQDRRKNEKNIFCLNCCQSFCSHCVASHHPSHPLLQVRRYVYQDVIRLDDLEKLIDCSCIQPYTINSAKVIFLNQRAQSRSSSCKQLNGSGNTCFTCDRILQYPFNFCSLSCKVDRMVTRGEDLSSILCRFDESDFAISQFEGLHMDGGSDYEGQITPSSILEFGGSHYEMVRAESSEGEPGLVRRNSRTKRGFTSMVSLSNRRKGAPHRSPLS; encoded by the exons ATGGCGAGGCAATTTGACGGAGCAGACAGGGAGGAGGAGGAAGCTGCTGGAGAGGTGATTGATATGGAATTAGGTGGTTCAGCGGCGGCGGCGCCTGCATGGCTGCTAAGTCTGATGGCGGAGACATTCTTCTCCGGTTGCGGGGTACACCAGGATCGCAGGAAGAACGAAAAGAACATCTTCTGCCTCAATTGTTGCCAAAGTTTCTGCTCTCACTGCGTCGCTTCCCATCACCCCTCTCATCCTCTACTCCAG GTGAGGAGATATGTATACCAAGATGTCATTAGATTGGACGACCTTGAAAAGCTCATTGACTGCTCGTGCATTCAG CCTTACACAATAAATAGTGCCAAAGTAATATTCTTGAATCAGAGAGCACAATCAAGATCATCGTCTTGCAAGCAGCTGAATGGTTCAGGCAACACTTGTTTCACCTGTGACAGAATTCTTCAGTACCCTTTCAATTTCTGTTCCCTCTCATGCAAG GTGGATCGCATGGTCACACGAGGCGAAGATTTGTCTAGCATTTTATGCAGGTTTGATGAATCTGATTTCGCCATCTCACAATTTGAAGGGCTGCATATGGACGGGGGGTCGGATTATGAAGGCCAAATCACTCCGAGCTCCATCCTGGAGTTCGGAGGCTCCCATTACGAAATGGTTAGAGCCGAGAGTTCGGAGGGAGAACCCGGACTTGTGAGAAGAAACTCCAGGACCAAGAGGGGATTCACGAGCATGGTCTCATTGAGCAATAGAAGAAAAGGAGCCCCGCATAGGTCTCCTCTTTCTTGA